The Bacteroidia bacterium DNA segment GTTACGGATGCCAACGGATGTATAGCCACTATTACTGTAACTGTTACCGCACCTCCACCTGTAACTGCTACCACATCAAATGTACCTGCCAATTGCAATTCAAGTGACGGAAGCGCCAGTGTAACCGCAGGCGGTGGAACAGGGCCTTACACCTACTCCTGGTCAAGTGGCGGAACCGGCAGCACCGAAACCGGACTTGCTTCCGGAACATACACCGTAACTATTACTGATGCGAATGGCTGTACACTGACCGCCACCGCCAACGTACCCGTTCTAAATGGTCCTACTGCCATTGCCAGCGGGAACACCATCATCATGGCCGGAAATTCAACCAATCTGACTGCCACCGGCGGCGGAAATTACCAGTGGAGTCCGGCCTCAGGGTTATCCTGCACCACCTGCCCCAATCCGGTAGCAACACCCAGCGTGACTACTCAGTACTGCGTAATCGTAACGGATGCCTCAGGTTGTTCGGATTCTGCCTGTGTATATGTTGTGGTCGAATATCCTTGTCCTACCGCAGCAGACTTCACCGTCCCCAATGCCTTTTCTCCGAACAAAGACGGCAAGAACGACATCTTTATACTACAGGGTCTCGGACTTTGCCTTGTAGAATTCAAAATGGTGATCTATGACCGCTGGGGTGAGAAAGTGTGGGAAACGGAGAATGTGAATACCGGGTGGGACGGAACCTTTAAAGGAAAGCCACTGGATCCTCAGGTTTTTGTGTACTACATCAGTGCTAAGTTTTTAAATAATAATGAAGAGTTCATTAAAAAAGGTAATGTAACCTTGATGCGCTAATCTCCAAACATTCACTATCATGAAAAAGATCGTTCTATTCGCTGCAGTTCTTTTATTCTCGGCAGCTCACGCACAACAGACTTGCTATCAGAACCCGTCTGTTGAGGGTCCGTCTGCACCACACGTGGTACCGGCTCCATGGCAGGCTTGTTACGGATCACCTGATACTCAACCCGGACAATGGGGCATTACCCTTCCTCCGTCGAACGGAACCGGTTATGTGAGTTTCCTTCATTCCGGAAATTCTGTGAACGGCTACAGCGAGGGAATGACCCAGTTGCTCGTTCCGGCTATGGTGGCCAATACTACCTATTCATTTACGGTAGACCTGGCCTATTCCCCGATTTATAATACTGCCAGTCCTGGCAATTGCTACAGTTCACTGCAGATCTGGGGTGGTAATTCCGCCTGTGCGCAAACAGAACTTCTATGGCAATCAGGTCCGTTCACACATCCCAACTGGCAAACATATAACGTAACATTTACCCCCACCGGTAACTGGACGTACATTGCCTTTGAACCATATTATATCACACCCTGCACCGGTTATATCAATTGCCTTCTGGATAATATTTCCTGTATTGCACCGGTGAACGGTAACGTTACGGGCACAGCCGCTCTGTGTGCAAACACCTGTGACGGAACCGTTACGGCGAATCCCTCTTCCGGTACACCTCCCTACACCTACCTTTGGACTCCAGGAAACTACACAACTCAAACAGTAACCGGTCTTTGTGCCGGTACCTACTCCTGCGTAATTACGGACGCAAATTCTCAGACCGTTACCGGCTCCTTTACGGTAACTGCTCCTCCCCCTGTTGCGCTCACTGCCACTTCCACAAACATTCTTTGTTTCGGACAGTGTACTGGAACTGCCAGCGCCAATGGATCCGGTGGTACCGGAACACTTGGCTACAGTTGGAGCAACAGTTCTACAACGCAAAGTCTGACAGGATTATGTCAGGGAACCTACACCGTGACGATGACAGATGCCAATGGGTGTTCGATAACCAGTTCAGTCACCATAACGGAACCACCACTACTCACTTCATCAGCAACGTTTACAGATGTCACGTGCTTTGGAGCGGCTAACGGAACGGCGAGTGTAACGGCCAGCGGCGGTACTTCGGGATATACCTATTCGTGGAGTCCTTCAGGAGGCAATCAATCCACCGCCAGTAACCTGGGACCAAACACCTACACGGTTACGGTAACAGACGCCAACGGCTGCACAAGTACCAGCACTGTCACAATTATTCAACCGACTCAATTGATTACTACCAGCAACGGGTCATCTGTTCCCTGTGCAGGTTCATGTACCGGAATTGGCACCACCTCTGCATCCGGCGGAACGGGAAACCTCACCTACTCCTGGTCGCCGGGAAATATGACCACCACAAACCCGACCGGTTTATGCGCCGGCACCTATACGGTAACTGTAACCGATGCCAACGGATGTACTTCCACGGATACCATTCAGGTAGTACAGCCGCCGGCAATTTTGCTTTCTACTACCGTGCAGGATGCTTCCTGTAACGAATCAAATGGAAATGCAACCGTTACTGCCACCAACGGAAATGCACCGTACTCCTATTCCTGGTCTCCCAGCGGTGGAACAGCTGCCACAGGAACAGGACTGGGAGCAGGAACCTACACAGTTACCGTTACCGATGCCACCGGCTGCACCTCAACCGCAACAGCCACGGTCATTGACAACAGTCCGACCGCTACCATCAGTCCAACTATAGTAATCATGGCCGGTAATAATACTGCACTTACTTCTACTGGTGGAGGTGTCTATTCCTGGTCTCCAACGAATAATCTTTCATGTACGGATTGCCCCAATCCCACAGCAAATCCTACTGTTACTACCCAGTATTGCGTAACCATAACAGACCAGAACGGGTGTACCGATTCGCAGTGTACCTATGTAATTGTGGAATATCCCTGCCCCATTGACGAAAATTTTGGGGCACCCAATGCCTTCTCTCCAAACAAGGACGGGAAGAATGACATTTTCCTTGTTCAGGGTATGGGACTGTGTTTCAAGGACTTTGTACTTACAGTCTACGACCGCTGGGGTGAAAAAGTGTTTGAAACCACCAATCCGAATACCGGTTGGGACGGAACTTATAAAGGGAAGCCACTAGATCCCGGAGTTTACGTCTATTATATAAGCACCACTTTAGTTGGTACGAGTACAGCTATTGAAAAGCGGGGCAATGTAACTTTGATGCGGTAATCCTATGTTTAGAACGTTCTTAGCCTTTTCCGCAGTTTTAGGTCTGTTTCCTCTGAATTCGTGGGCGCAGAGTACCTGCAATTATATCAACGGAAAACCCGGCACCTGCCAGTCACCCGCCCCGAAAATTGTAAATCCCACTCCAACGAACGGGAACGGAGTGCTTGGCGCGACATACGATTTCCAAAAATGCGGATTGAATTTCGTGCAGTCCAGTGTAAAGCTGGGACAGCGGTACACGATTTCCTGTTGTCCGAATACAGTTGGTGCTGCCCAGCCCGCCACCTTCGCCATTGCCGGTATACCCGGAACGGCTGTAATTGAGCGCGCATACCTATGGGCCGGTACTTCCGGAAACGGAATTGCTATAACAGCCAGCATTACAAACCCACTCGCGGCGAACCAGAATTTTCCTATGACCATTGTAGGACAGGATCAGGATAAGTGCTGGGGATTTACAGGAACGTACACCTATCGTGCGGACGTTACCAGCATCATTGCCGGAAACGGGAATTACATTATCAGTGGTCTTCCAACCAGTACCACACAAAGCGGAAATGATACCGACGGAGCCACGCTGATGATCATTTATTCCGATGCGTCTCAAACCTGGCAGGGGGAAATACACATCTGGGACGGATGCCTTGTGGGCATCGGAACCTTTGAAACAACCAATATCACGGGGTTCAATGCCTGTGCCAATTCACAAAACGGAGTCGGGTTCATCTGCTCGGCGGATCATCAGCAGATCAATTCAGGATTTGTGATCAACGGAGGCGCCCCATTCACCATTGGCATGACAGAAGACTGGTACAACTATATTTCCGCGCCCACCAATGTCACCGCCGGACAAACTACTTCGAATTTTCAGATACAGGCCAGCGGAGACTGTTTCAACTGGATGGTGGCCGGATTGTATTTTCAAACGGTTGGATGTACCACCTGTTGTACGCCCACCGGTACCCTCACGGTGTCCCCTACTGTAACTACCTCCAATTGTAATCCTTGTACAGGCACAGCAACCGCCAATCCCAGCGGAGGACAGGCGCCTTACAGCTATACCTGGAATACGATACCTGCACAAACCACACAAACTGCCACAGGACTTTGTCCGGGTTCATACGTTGTGAATGTTGTGGACGGATCCTGCAATACCGGAACGGACACCGTCATTATTCTGCCATCGGCTCCTGTGACCGCCACTACCAGTTTCACCGATGTACTTTGTTTCGGCGGCACTACCGGAACGGCAACAGCGAATCCGGGCGGAGGAACTGCCCCGTTTACCTATTCCTGGAGTCCTTCCGCGCAAACAGGACAAACAGCATCCGCGCTTGCAGCAGGAGTATACACTGTAACGATTACGGATGCGGCCGGGTGTACAGTCACCGCCACGGTAACAGTGAATCAGCCCACGCAATTACTCAATGCCGCCAACTCACTTACCGGAGTTACCTGCGGCGGTTATACAGACGGAACGGCCACAACTGGCGGAAGCGGCGGTACGAGTCCGTACACCTATTCCTGGAATCCGGGAGGACAAACCGCGCAAAATGCCACAGGAATGGCGGCAGGCACCTATACCGTAACCGTGACGGATGCCAACGGGTGCACGGCAACCGATACAGTAATTATTGCTTCGCCTCCGCTGATGCTTCTCACTACCGGCACAACCGACGCTTCCTGCAATGAAGCCAACGGAGAAGCCACTATTGCCGCAAGCAATGGCCCCGGACCATTTACCTTCCTGTGGAGCCCGAGTTCCCAAACTGATTCTCTTGCCACCGGACTGGCGGCCGGAGTTTATACTGTGCTGGTAACGGATGCCAACGGCTGTACGCTTACCACCACTGTTACCGTAGTAGATAACAGTCCTGTTGCTACCATCAGCCCAACGGTAATAATTATGGCCGGCAATAACACCACCATTATTTCCACCGGAGGCGGCACCTACACCTGGTCGCCCACCAATAATCTTTCCTGTTCTGATTGTCCGAGCCCCGTGGCAAATCCAACTGTAACCACGCAGTATTGCGTAACGGTAACCGACCAGAACGGATGCACCGATTCGCAGTGTACGTATGTTATTGTTGAATATCCTTGTCCGGTTGATGAAGATTTCGGTGCACCGAACGCGTTTTCTCCGAACAAAGACGGCAAAAATGATATTTTCATTGTACAGGGGATGGGACTTTGTTTCAAGGATTTCATTCTTGTTGTGTATGATCGTTGGGGAGAAAAAGTGTTCGAAACCAATAATCCGAATACTGGATGGGACGGAACATACCGCGGAAAAGTTTTGGATCCGCAGGTGTTCAGCTATTATATATCCACTACCCTTGTGGGCAGTGATAAGCCCATTGTGAAACGAGGAAACGTAACATTGATACGGTAATTATTAAACTTACGAGTGATGAAAGCCAAGAAGATGATTCCTGTACTAACAACCGCCATGGTATCGGCAGCCTGCTTGCTTTTTACGGGCGTGAACGCACAGGATATCCATTTTTCCCATTATAACGAAGCGCCGCTGACGCTGAATCCGGCGCTTTGCGGTGTTTCTTATAACTACCGGGCCGCTGTGCTGTACAGAGATCAGTGGAGAAGCGTAACGGTGCCGTATGTAACCTACGGAGGCTCGTTTGAAGCAAGAATCAAACTCAATGCCTGGGAAAAGGTGGGAAATAATCTTACCCAGATTTATAAAAAAGCATTTCGGAAAGTAGCGGCCGGCCTCGCATTTTACAACGACCGCGCAGGTGACGGTGCGCTAAGTACCATACACGCGAATTTTTCACTCTCTACCCGCGTGCAGATCGACGATTATACTTTTGTAGCAGCCGGCGTTCAGGGAGGGATCATTCAGAAAAAAGTAGATTTCTCAAAGTTCATCTGGCCGGATCAGTTTGTAGGCACAGGATATGATACCGGTGTGGATCCCGGGGAAAATTTCAATTCCAGCAGTTTCATACACGGTGATTTCAGCGGGGGAATTCTCTACGCTTACGATCGTGGTGAAAAGGCCATCCGCGCCAATAACGAATTGCGTTTTGATGCCGGCATCTCTGCCTTTCACATTAACCAACCGACGCAACGATGGCTCGGAGGTTCCAGCGAAAAACTGGGTATGCGTTACGTAATTCATACGAAGTGTCTTTTCGGGATTAAGAACTCTACGATCTCGGTTTATCCCAGTTTTGTATTCATGCTTCAGGGACGTCAGAAAGAGATTCTGTTCGGAAGCCTGCTGCGCTATCACTTTAAGGACGATTCCAAGTTCACCGGCTACATCAAAGCCACACATGCCGGCTTCGGAGCACATTACCGGAACCGGGATGCTCTGATTCCCAGCGCCTTTATCGAGTTCGGTACGGTGGCTATCGGAATGAGCTATGATGTGAACTTGTCAAAACTCCACTACGCGAGCCAGTACAAGGGAGGCTTTGAGGTGTTTCTCCGCTTTAACGGAGCTACCCCCTTCATTTACCAGAATGCGCCCTCCTTCTAAGCGCCGCCGGTACGTTTGATAACCTTTCAAACTCCTCAGTTTCAACAGCACGGGATGCAGTAACCTGTTAACAACCTGTTATTAAGTAGAGCCCCCCTAAACCCTTGATTTCCTGTAATTTTAGACTCATTACGGGTACCTATGAGGATTACTTATTACGGTCATTCCTGCTTTGGAGTAGAGGTGGCCGGCAAACATCTTTTATTTGATCCCTTTATCTCCGGGAACCCCCTCACCAAGGGAAAGCTGGATGCATCCAGGGTGCCTGCAGATTACATCCTGCTGTCTCACGGGCATGAAGATCATATTGCCGATGCCGTAAGTATTGCCTTGCGCACCAGTGCCACTTGCATTTGCTCCTGGGAAATCAGCGTGTGGCTGGGGAAGCAGGGGGTGGAGAAGACACATCCCATGAATACCGGTGGAAAATGGTTATTTGATTTCGGAAAGGTTAAATGTGTGAATGCCGTGCATTCCTCGGGTTTGCCTGACGGCACTTACGGAGGTAATCCGATGGGGTTTATCGTTGAGTCGGGTGGGAAAAACTTTTATTATTCCGGTGATACCGCGCTTTCGTACGACATGAAACTCATCGGAGAATACCGGAAGATTGATTTCGCATTTCTTCCTGTCGGGGATAATTTTACCATGGGAATTGACAACGCCATCATTGCAACAGAGTTCATTCGCTGCAAGGATATCATTGCCATGCATTTTGACACGTTCGGGTATATAAAAATCAACCATCAGGAGGCTCAGAGCAAATTTGAGCGTGCCGGCTGTAAACTCCATTTGCCGGAAATAGGAGAAACCATAGAGAAATAAAAAAAAGAAATGGGAAAGATCATTGCTATTGCGAATCAGAAAGGGGGAGTAGGAAAAACCACCACCTCCATCAACCTAGCAGCCGGCCTTGCCGTGCTGGAGCATAAGACCCTCATAGTGGATGCAGATCCCCAGGCGAATTCCACCAGCGGTGTGGGATTCGATCCGCGAAACGTCAAGACAAGCATTTACGAATGCATCATCGAAGGATTAAACCCGAAGGATATCATTCTGCAAACATCTACCCCTAACCTGGATATTCTTCCTGCACATATTGATCTCGTAGGCGCAGAAATAGAAATGATCAATATGCCGAACCGGGAGAAGATGATGCGAAAGGCGCTGGAAAAGATCAAGAATGATTATGAATTCATTATTATTGACTGTTCACCTTCGCTGGGGCTGATCACGGTGAATGCACTCTCCGCAGCCGATTCGGTTATCATTCCCGTTCAATGTGAATATTTCGCGCTGGAGGGGCTCGGGAAACTGCTCAACACCATCAAGATTGTGCAGCAGCGACTGAATCCTGATCTGAACATTGAAGGCATCCTGCTGACCATGTATGATATCCGTCTCCGCCTGAGCAACCAGGTGGTGGAAGAAGTAAAAACCCACTTTCAGCAAATGGTGTTTGATACCATCATCCAGCGAAATACAAAGCTCGGAGAAGCTCCCAGCTACGGGGAAACCATCATCATGCACGACGCTTCAAGTAAGGGTGCCATCAACTACCTTAATCTTGCAAGAGAAATTTTACAGAAAAATGAATTAACCCGCATGAAGGATTCCGACAAGGTGATCAATGTGGAGAATGTAAAAATGAACTAATGACAAAGAAATCAGCCCTCGGTCGCGGCCTTGGCGCACTGCTGGAGAATGCAGGCACCGATATTACATCTAATCTGGAGAGCGATCAGAAAATAGCCGGCGCCATTTCCAATATTCCCGTAAACCAGATCGAAGCTAATCCCTTCCAGCCCCGCACGGATTTTGAACGGCAGGCACTGGTAGATCTGGCCAGGAGCATACGCGAACACGGAATCATTCAGCCGGTAACCGTTCGCAAACTGGGGTACGACAGGTACCAGCTTATTTCCGGCGAACGCCGGTTCAGGGCCTCTCAGGCAGCAGGGCTCACTTCCATTCCGGCCTATATCCGCATCGCCAATGACCAGGCCATGTTGGAAATGGCCATTATTGAAAATGTACAACGGGAAAATCTCAACGCCATAGAAGTCGGACTCGGATACAAACGGCTCATTGACGAGTGCCACCTTACTCAGGAACAGCTCAGCGAGCGGATCGGAAAGGACCGCACTACGGTTACGAATTATCTCCGCCTGCTCAAATTGCCGGATGAGGTTCAGGCAGGGATACGCGACCGGAAAATCTCCATGGGGCACGCCCGCGCAATTCTTGGTGTTGGAAATGAGAACGGACAACTGGATATTTTTCGCCAGGCCCTCAGTGAACATCTTTCCGTTAGACAGGTAGAAGAACTGGCCCGGCAATTCATGGACGGAAAATATGTGGTAAAAAAGGTTAAAAAAAACGCCCGGACTAAATCTGCATCAGCACAGGATCAGCATATTCTTTCCGAACTGAGATCCCGCTTCTCCCGCCGCGCCGGTCTCATACGGAGTCCAAAAGGAAAAGGAAAGATCATTCTCCCCTTCAACAATGATGAAGAATACCGCAGGATCACGGATCTTTTGGGTATCCGGTAATATGCGCAGCGCAGTACTCCTTGGTCTCCTGATCCTCGGCGGCTCTCTGTACTGCCAGGACAGCACCAGAATAAAGAAAACGGAAAAACCCCGCTCACCCCGCACGGCATGCATTCTCAGCGGAGTGCTTCCGGGTGCCGGGCAGGTTTACAACCGCAAGTACTGGAAAGTTCCCGTGATTTATGCCGGCATGGCGATTCCTGCCTGGTTCGCTGCTGATATGCACCGTGAATATGATTTGTTCCGGGATGCCTACCTGCTCAGAACCGATGGCGACTCTGCAACAACAGACAACTTCCCTTTATTTACAGACGATCAGTTACGGGAGAATGTAGATTTCTACAGAAGATACCGCGACATGAATATCTTTTTGACGGCTCTTGTTTACGTTCTGAATATTGTTGACGCCGGGGTGGATGCACACCTCAGCACCTTTAATGTCAGCAATGATTTATCCGTAAACTGGACCATCAGGCCAGGCCCTGATTCCCGGCCTCAATACGGACTTCGTTTCACTTTTTAATTTCTCTGATATGAATATCGCCATAATGGGTTACGGGAAAATGGGAAAAGAGATCGAGAAGGTTGCTCTCCGGCGCGGCCATCGTATTTCGGTGAAAGTAGATGAAGAAAATGCCGGCAGCATCTGCGGAAAAGACCTCAGCGGAACCGATGTAGCTATTGAATTCTCTACGCCGGAAACTGCCGTTGAAAATATCTTCAAATGCTTCGATGCGAAGATTCCCGTCATCGTAGGAACAACCGGCTGGATGGCGCGATTCCAGGATGTGAAAAACCGTTGTGAAAAAGAGAAGCAGGCGTTATTCTGGTCATCGAATTTCAGTCTGGGCGTGAATATTTTTTTCCGCATGAACGAACACCTTGCCCGACTCATGAACGGGCAGAAAGGTTACGAACCAAGCATGACGGAGATACACCACATTCAGAAGAAGGATGCTCCAAGCGGTACAGCCATTACCCTCGCAGAAGGACTCATGAAAAATTATGAACGGAAGAAAAAATGGATCAACAACCACACCGAACGGGAAGATCAGCTCTCCGTTATTTCTCTAAGGGAAGGTGAAACACCGGGAACCCACATTGTCCGCTGGCAATCCGAAGTAGATGATATAGAGATCCGGCATACTGCACATAACCGGAGCGGATTTGCAATTGGAGCAATTCTGGCCGCTGAATACATGAAAGGTAAAACAGGAGTGCGCGGAATGGCTGACCTGCTGGGCTTTTAACATTCCTTAACCGAATACTCATAATCTTTCACGACCTTTACGTTTTTGTAACCATACATGCTTCTGCTACTGATTGTTATTCTAACCACCCTGCTGCTCTATGCAGGGTTGGCGAAACTTTTCGCCAAGGCCGGCCTCCCAGCCTGGAAGGCATGGGTTCCCTGGCTGAATTACTACCATTGGATCAGGCTGGTAGAACGCCCCAAGTGGTGGTGGTATGTCACCTTCATCCCTGTGGTGAATATGGTCGTATTTCTGCTTATCCGCGCCGATCTCGCCAACCATTTCGGAAAACGAAAATTTGCTGAACACTTATTGGTATGGCTCTTTCCCTTCGCGGCATTTATGTGGTGGGGATACGACGCATCCGTAAAATACACCGGGTATTCTGAAAAAGAAAAAAAGATGAAGTCTGCCGGCAGAGAATGGGCAGATGCCATTGCTTTTGCCGTTCTTGCCGCCACCATCATCCGAACATTCCTCCTGGAGGCTTTTACCATTCCCACCCCCTCTTTGGAAAAATCGCTTATGGTAGGAGATTTCCTGTTCGTGAGTAAAGTAACCTACGGTCCGAAACTTCCCAACACCCCCCTCGCACTTCCGTTCATGCATCATACGGTTCCCTTGCTGGGAATTAAATCCTACAGTGAATGGCTCTCGCTCCCCTATTACCGTCTTCCTGGAATGCGCAACGTAGAACGTAATGATATTGTTGTCTTCAACTATCCTGACGGAGACACCACACTGAGCTATATGCAGGACCGCAGTTACTACAACGTAGTACGGCAGGAAGCCTTCCTTATGTGGAAGCAAAGTAATGACACGGTTAAAACAATGGCTGATTTCATGCCTGCTGCATGGGTATATGTCAATAATCCGTCTAATCTTCCGTCCACCGGAGAGAATTCACCCTTTGGGGAAAAACTTGCCCGTCCGGTGGATAAGAGAGAAAACTACGTAAAGCGTTGTGTTGGTTTGCCGGGAGATAAATTAGAAGTCAGAGACCGTGTTCTTTTCATCAATGACCAGCCTGCTTATCAGCCCCCCGACATGCAGTATTCCTATACCATTGGATTACGGGGCGATGATTGGGCGGAGATTCTTGACGAAATGGACATCACCGGATATACTCCCTGGTGGAAAACAATACCGGGAGGGGAAATCGTCCGCGATACTACCGGCGCATACTTTTTCCGAATTCACGCCACCAGCGAAAAATTCGAGATGCTCAAATCGCATCCCAGCCTGAGCTTTATTCAGGCAGACATCCAGGAAAAAGGACAGTGGGATTATTCCATTTTCCCTCACAGCCCTGATTACCCGTGGAACAACGATAATTTTGGCCCGTTTGTGTTGCCCAAAAAAGGAACATCGGTGGAAATCAATGCTAAAAACATAGTGCTCTACGACCGCATTATTGATGTGTACGAAGAAAATGATCTGAAAGTGGAAAACGAAAAAGTGTATATCAATAATAAAGAAGCCGGTTCATACACATTTAAAATGGATCATTACTGGCTGATGGGAGATAACCGCCATAACTCCGCCGACTCCCGATCCTGGGGTGTGGTTCCGGAAGATCATGTTGTAGGAACACCGGTGTTCATTTGGCTTTCTATGAAAGACCCGAATTACAATCCGTACAGCGGTACCCTGAAAGCCGGTAATATTTTCCGGAAGGACGGGAAATTCCGCTACCACCGCATGTTCACTTTTGTGAGCCGCGACGGCCTTTCCGCCTCTTTCCTGCTCCCTGCCACTATTCTATTTGCTCTCTGGTACGGATACAGCCGCTGGAAAAAGAAAAAAGAAGGAACCAAAAATCCTTCCGCACGTAAAAAATAAGGTGCAGGCCTCCCGCTTACGTAAAAACCTGTTCGCTGCCGCCACGGGAGCTATCCTACTCTACATTGCTCTCCGGCTATTGGTATTTGATATCTATTTTATCCGAAGCACCTCCATGCGCGGCACACTCTGGGAAGGGGATTACGTGCTCGTAAACAAATGGTTCTTAAATACGCCGGATCGTTACGATATCACGGTTTTTGAACCTCCTCTTCAGGATTCCTCGTACGGCGGGATCGACAGTTATATCAAACGCTGTGTGGGACTACCCGGGGATACGGTGCTCATCAGTGCCGGTGTCTTAAAAGTGAA contains these protein-coding regions:
- a CDS encoding metal-dependent hydrolase — protein: MRITYYGHSCFGVEVAGKHLLFDPFISGNPLTKGKLDASRVPADYILLSHGHEDHIADAVSIALRTSATCICSWEISVWLGKQGVEKTHPMNTGGKWLFDFGKVKCVNAVHSSGLPDGTYGGNPMGFIVESGGKNFYYSGDTALSYDMKLIGEYRKIDFAFLPVGDNFTMGIDNAIIATEFIRCKDIIAMHFDTFGYIKINHQEAQSKFERAGCKLHLPEIGETIEK
- the dapB gene encoding 4-hydroxy-tetrahydrodipicolinate reductase, translated to MNIAIMGYGKMGKEIEKVALRRGHRISVKVDEENAGSICGKDLSGTDVAIEFSTPETAVENIFKCFDAKIPVIVGTTGWMARFQDVKNRCEKEKQALFWSSNFSLGVNIFFRMNEHLARLMNGQKGYEPSMTEIHHIQKKDAPSGTAITLAEGLMKNYERKKKWINNHTEREDQLSVISLREGETPGTHIVRWQSEVDDIEIRHTAHNRSGFAIGAILAAEYMKGKTGVRGMADLLGF
- a CDS encoding gliding motility-associated C-terminal domain-containing protein translates to MKKIVLFAAVLLFSAAHAQQTCYQNPSVEGPSAPHVVPAPWQACYGSPDTQPGQWGITLPPSNGTGYVSFLHSGNSVNGYSEGMTQLLVPAMVANTTYSFTVDLAYSPIYNTASPGNCYSSLQIWGGNSACAQTELLWQSGPFTHPNWQTYNVTFTPTGNWTYIAFEPYYITPCTGYINCLLDNISCIAPVNGNVTGTAALCANTCDGTVTANPSSGTPPYTYLWTPGNYTTQTVTGLCAGTYSCVITDANSQTVTGSFTVTAPPPVALTATSTNILCFGQCTGTASANGSGGTGTLGYSWSNSSTTQSLTGLCQGTYTVTMTDANGCSITSSVTITEPPLLTSSATFTDVTCFGAANGTASVTASGGTSGYTYSWSPSGGNQSTASNLGPNTYTVTVTDANGCTSTSTVTIIQPTQLITTSNGSSVPCAGSCTGIGTTSASGGTGNLTYSWSPGNMTTTNPTGLCAGTYTVTVTDANGCTSTDTIQVVQPPAILLSTTVQDASCNESNGNATVTATNGNAPYSYSWSPSGGTAATGTGLGAGTYTVTVTDATGCTSTATATVIDNSPTATISPTIVIMAGNNTALTSTGGGVYSWSPTNNLSCTDCPNPTANPTVTTQYCVTITDQNGCTDSQCTYVIVEYPCPIDENFGAPNAFSPNKDGKNDIFLVQGMGLCFKDFVLTVYDRWGEKVFETTNPNTGWDGTYKGKPLDPGVYVYYISTTLVGTSTAIEKRGNVTLMR
- a CDS encoding PorP/SprF family type IX secretion system membrane protein is translated as MKAKKMIPVLTTAMVSAACLLFTGVNAQDIHFSHYNEAPLTLNPALCGVSYNYRAAVLYRDQWRSVTVPYVTYGGSFEARIKLNAWEKVGNNLTQIYKKAFRKVAAGLAFYNDRAGDGALSTIHANFSLSTRVQIDDYTFVAAGVQGGIIQKKVDFSKFIWPDQFVGTGYDTGVDPGENFNSSSFIHGDFSGGILYAYDRGEKAIRANNELRFDAGISAFHINQPTQRWLGGSSEKLGMRYVIHTKCLFGIKNSTISVYPSFVFMLQGRQKEILFGSLLRYHFKDDSKFTGYIKATHAGFGAHYRNRDALIPSAFIEFGTVAIGMSYDVNLSKLHYASQYKGGFEVFLRFNGATPFIYQNAPSF
- a CDS encoding ParB/RepB/Spo0J family partition protein, translating into MTKKSALGRGLGALLENAGTDITSNLESDQKIAGAISNIPVNQIEANPFQPRTDFERQALVDLARSIREHGIIQPVTVRKLGYDRYQLISGERRFRASQAAGLTSIPAYIRIANDQAMLEMAIIENVQRENLNAIEVGLGYKRLIDECHLTQEQLSERIGKDRTTVTNYLRLLKLPDEVQAGIRDRKISMGHARAILGVGNENGQLDIFRQALSEHLSVRQVEELARQFMDGKYVVKKVKKNARTKSASAQDQHILSELRSRFSRRAGLIRSPKGKGKIILPFNNDEEYRRITDLLGIR
- a CDS encoding gliding motility-associated C-terminal domain-containing protein, producing MFRTFLAFSAVLGLFPLNSWAQSTCNYINGKPGTCQSPAPKIVNPTPTNGNGVLGATYDFQKCGLNFVQSSVKLGQRYTISCCPNTVGAAQPATFAIAGIPGTAVIERAYLWAGTSGNGIAITASITNPLAANQNFPMTIVGQDQDKCWGFTGTYTYRADVTSIIAGNGNYIISGLPTSTTQSGNDTDGATLMIIYSDASQTWQGEIHIWDGCLVGIGTFETTNITGFNACANSQNGVGFICSADHQQINSGFVINGGAPFTIGMTEDWYNYISAPTNVTAGQTTSNFQIQASGDCFNWMVAGLYFQTVGCTTCCTPTGTLTVSPTVTTSNCNPCTGTATANPSGGQAPYSYTWNTIPAQTTQTATGLCPGSYVVNVVDGSCNTGTDTVIILPSAPVTATTSFTDVLCFGGTTGTATANPGGGTAPFTYSWSPSAQTGQTASALAAGVYTVTITDAAGCTVTATVTVNQPTQLLNAANSLTGVTCGGYTDGTATTGGSGGTSPYTYSWNPGGQTAQNATGMAAGTYTVTVTDANGCTATDTVIIASPPLMLLTTGTTDASCNEANGEATIAASNGPGPFTFLWSPSSQTDSLATGLAAGVYTVLVTDANGCTLTTTVTVVDNSPVATISPTVIIMAGNNTTIISTGGGTYTWSPTNNLSCSDCPSPVANPTVTTQYCVTVTDQNGCTDSQCTYVIVEYPCPVDEDFGAPNAFSPNKDGKNDIFIVQGMGLCFKDFILVVYDRWGEKVFETNNPNTGWDGTYRGKVLDPQVFSYYISTTLVGSDKPIVKRGNVTLIR
- a CDS encoding ParA family protein, with protein sequence MGKIIAIANQKGGVGKTTTSINLAAGLAVLEHKTLIVDADPQANSTSGVGFDPRNVKTSIYECIIEGLNPKDIILQTSTPNLDILPAHIDLVGAEIEMINMPNREKMMRKALEKIKNDYEFIIIDCSPSLGLITVNALSAADSVIIPVQCEYFALEGLGKLLNTIKIVQQRLNPDLNIEGILLTMYDIRLRLSNQVVEEVKTHFQQMVFDTIIQRNTKLGEAPSYGETIIMHDASSKGAINYLNLAREILQKNELTRMKDSDKVINVENVKMN